A single window of Rubripirellula lacrimiformis DNA harbors:
- a CDS encoding FAD-dependent oxidoreductase has translation MMRFASFAWAAVCIWGTYGWSAEPPQVHDVVVYGGTSAGIVTGLQAKAMGKSVVVIEPSQRPGGLTTGGLGQTDIGNKQVIGGLSRSFYEKVAQHYSQPSAWTWQQRSSYRGGGQSPTEQGEAAMWTFEPSVALTIYQDWMADQELEIETGQRLDRRAGVVKDGQHIVSIQMESGRHFHGKMFIDATYEGDLMAAAGVSYTVGREANSMYGETLNGVQTQRSVYHNFVDGVDPYRVAGDPTSGLLPFIDPHGPGNEGEADRRVQAYCYRMCLTDHPPNRIPFHKPSGYDPSWFELLLRNFEAGESGMPWINSGMPNHKTDTNNRTGFSTDFIGQNYDYPDASYDERDRIAAAHLLYQQGLMWTLANHPRVPEKIRNQVARWGMCKDEFVEGNGWQKQLYVREARRMVSDFVMTQLHCQQVEQVDDSIGMGAYTMDSHNTQRYVDADGQVKNEGDVEVGGFPPYPISYRSIVPPADQADNLLVPVCLSSSHMAFGSIRMEPVFMVLGQSSATAACLAIDREVSVQNVEYSDLKKRLLADGQILDYQRPVSQVRGRSVDSFKGIVVDDTDATLSGPWAHGTLGGCVHLGYRHDSATADGLAKAVFETPLPHPGQYDVQVAYVANSNRATNVPVIVSHQGSVTETTVNQRIKPDIDVVFASVGTYQFDASGKVTIVNKDTDGHVIVDAVRWIPVRGN, from the coding sequence ATGATGAGATTCGCTAGCTTTGCATGGGCCGCTGTTTGTATCTGGGGAACCTACGGATGGTCGGCGGAACCACCGCAGGTTCATGATGTCGTCGTTTACGGCGGGACCAGCGCTGGAATCGTCACTGGTCTTCAAGCCAAAGCGATGGGCAAGTCCGTGGTCGTGATCGAGCCGAGCCAGCGACCCGGCGGACTGACCACCGGCGGGTTGGGCCAGACCGATATCGGGAACAAGCAGGTGATCGGCGGCCTTTCGCGATCTTTCTATGAAAAAGTGGCCCAGCACTATTCCCAACCATCCGCGTGGACCTGGCAGCAACGTTCCTCCTATCGCGGTGGCGGACAGTCGCCAACCGAGCAGGGCGAAGCTGCGATGTGGACATTCGAGCCATCGGTCGCGCTAACGATCTATCAAGATTGGATGGCCGATCAGGAGCTGGAAATCGAGACGGGCCAGCGACTGGATCGTCGCGCCGGCGTCGTCAAGGATGGCCAGCACATTGTTTCGATTCAAATGGAATCGGGACGACATTTCCATGGCAAGATGTTCATCGATGCAACCTACGAAGGTGATTTGATGGCCGCCGCCGGCGTCAGCTATACCGTGGGACGGGAAGCCAATTCGATGTATGGCGAAACGTTGAACGGAGTCCAGACGCAGCGATCGGTTTATCACAACTTTGTCGATGGCGTTGATCCCTATCGCGTTGCCGGAGATCCGACCAGCGGGTTGTTGCCCTTCATTGATCCACACGGTCCGGGCAACGAGGGCGAAGCCGACCGCCGCGTCCAAGCCTATTGTTATCGGATGTGTCTGACCGATCACCCGCCAAACCGCATCCCGTTTCATAAGCCAAGCGGATATGACCCCAGCTGGTTTGAACTGCTGCTGCGCAACTTCGAGGCCGGTGAATCGGGAATGCCTTGGATCAACTCTGGCATGCCCAATCACAAAACCGACACCAACAATCGTACCGGATTTTCAACCGACTTCATCGGTCAAAACTATGACTACCCCGATGCCAGTTACGATGAACGCGATCGTATTGCCGCAGCCCATTTGCTGTATCAGCAAGGGTTGATGTGGACGCTGGCGAATCATCCGCGAGTTCCCGAGAAAATTCGCAACCAAGTCGCGCGGTGGGGAATGTGCAAGGACGAGTTCGTCGAAGGCAACGGTTGGCAGAAACAACTGTATGTCCGCGAGGCGCGTCGAATGGTCAGCGACTTTGTCATGACCCAACTGCATTGCCAACAAGTCGAACAAGTCGACGATTCGATCGGGATGGGGGCCTACACGATGGATTCACACAATACCCAGCGTTACGTCGATGCCGATGGACAAGTGAAGAACGAGGGGGATGTCGAAGTCGGCGGGTTCCCGCCCTACCCGATCAGCTATCGATCCATCGTCCCACCGGCCGATCAAGCGGACAACTTGTTGGTGCCCGTCTGTTTGTCGTCCAGTCACATGGCCTTTGGATCGATCCGAATGGAACCGGTCTTCATGGTGCTGGGGCAATCGTCGGCTACCGCCGCGTGCTTGGCAATCGATCGTGAAGTGTCCGTGCAAAATGTCGAATACAGCGATCTGAAGAAACGACTTTTGGCCGATGGACAAATCTTGGACTACCAGCGTCCGGTATCGCAGGTCCGTGGGCGAAGCGTCGATTCATTCAAGGGGATCGTTGTCGATGACACCGATGCAACCCTGTCTGGCCCGTGGGCGCATGGAACGCTGGGCGGTTGCGTCCACCTAGGGTACCGGCATGATTCGGCAACCGCCGATGGGTTGGCCAAAGCCGTGTTCGAAACCCCATTGCCACACCCAGGCCAGTACGACGTCCAGGTCGCCTATGTCGCAAACTCCAACCGTGCTACCAACGTGCCGGTGATCGTCAGTCATCAGGGATCCGTCACCGAGACAACCGTGAACCAACGCATCAAGCCAGATATCGACGTCGTGTTCGCCTCCGTCGGTACTTATCAATTCGAT
- a CDS encoding polysaccharide pyruvyl transferase family protein: MSHNRRHFLAQSSLAAVSATSLWGAAGTAPRRILVRSSWQTVNIGDIAHTPGILQILETHLPDTEIVLYPSNLDNGVDELLRARFPKLTVAKKGSKALEEAYQTCDFLLHGSGASLVAQRDVAHWREQTGKPYGIYGITLPPKKSSSTTPTTAAAMADVVDLLSTARFVFFRDSKSLQFAKQLGVTCPIMEFGPDAAFACDLRDEPKATAFLSQHGLEPGKFMCCIPRLRYTPYWTIKDHVKFDAVKHRRNEEMKEHDHAALRQAIIEVVKQTDLKVLVCPEDRTQMAVGKEMIYDKLPADVLDRVVWRPNYWLTGEAVSTYVRSAGLFGNEMHSPIMCIGHGVPALVCRFAEQTSKGYMWDDIGLGQWLFDLDDESSIQKIVPAVLDVAMNPEAAKAKAAEAQKFVLRRQAETMAVLKQELSA; this comes from the coding sequence ATGTCCCATAACCGTCGACATTTCCTGGCTCAATCCAGCCTGGCCGCAGTCAGCGCCACCAGCCTATGGGGGGCGGCGGGGACCGCTCCACGCCGCATCTTGGTCCGATCGTCCTGGCAGACGGTCAACATCGGCGACATCGCTCACACGCCCGGCATTCTGCAGATCCTGGAAACGCACCTTCCGGACACAGAAATCGTGCTGTACCCGAGCAATCTGGATAACGGCGTCGACGAGCTCTTGCGAGCCAGGTTTCCCAAGCTGACCGTTGCCAAGAAAGGGTCCAAGGCGCTCGAAGAGGCCTACCAGACTTGCGATTTCCTGCTGCATGGATCGGGAGCCTCGCTGGTCGCACAGCGAGACGTTGCCCATTGGCGAGAACAGACCGGCAAGCCCTACGGCATCTACGGGATCACGCTTCCGCCCAAAAAGTCGAGCTCCACCACCCCGACGACCGCTGCCGCGATGGCCGACGTGGTTGATCTGTTAAGCACGGCCAGGTTTGTCTTCTTCCGCGATTCGAAGTCGCTGCAGTTTGCAAAACAGCTTGGCGTGACCTGCCCCATCATGGAATTTGGCCCCGATGCCGCTTTCGCCTGCGACCTGCGCGACGAACCGAAAGCCACTGCGTTCCTAAGCCAACACGGATTGGAACCGGGTAAATTCATGTGCTGCATCCCACGCTTGCGATACACACCGTATTGGACGATCAAAGATCATGTGAAATTTGATGCCGTCAAACATCGTCGCAATGAAGAGATGAAAGAACACGATCATGCAGCGCTGCGGCAAGCGATCATCGAAGTGGTCAAGCAGACCGACCTGAAAGTCCTGGTCTGCCCCGAAGATCGCACTCAGATGGCCGTCGGAAAGGAAATGATCTACGACAAGCTGCCCGCGGATGTGTTGGACCGCGTGGTGTGGCGTCCCAACTACTGGCTGACGGGGGAAGCGGTCAGCACCTATGTGCGTAGCGCCGGTTTGTTTGGCAATGAAATGCATTCGCCGATCATGTGTATCGGCCACGGTGTTCCGGCGCTGGTTTGTCGCTTTGCCGAACAGACCAGCAAAGGATACATGTGGGACGATATCGGGCTGGGCCAGTGGCTGTTCGACCTGGACGACGAATCCAGTATCCAGAAGATCGTGCCAGCAGTACTCGACGTGGCCATGAATCCCGAAGCCGCCAAAGCCAAAGCCGCCGAGGCCCAGAAATTCGTCCTGCGGCGGCAGGCCGAAACGATGGCGGTTTTGAAGCAAGAATTGTCCGCCTAG
- a CDS encoding DUF1559 domain-containing protein has translation MNHPRSFRPPSRGFTLVELLVVIAIIGVLVGLLLPAVQAAREAARRMQCSNNLKQVCLAMHNYESTHQKLPANYVNGTSIGGNFSIFAQMAPFYEEANLLDMIHFDRPLTVGCCPGQLVDPHDRAAATAIATLTCPSEDYGRVYPVVSLGGAGPTQNYSATNYAMCNGTGVGTLYDTRLPTDGVSWIGAKVGFESVTDGLSNTAAFAEHLLGVLDTSPSEPATTAMSMRTMMNVTCAFIDRSQRPVTPGMAGYTIPENPNEFEAYSKGHSLFRGWTGQRGAGWISGREYWTGYTHYHPPQSGIPDMQSCGWGVFGARSNHPGGVHVARCDGSVGFVNESIDLETWRALGTRNGHEVLVDF, from the coding sequence ATGAACCATCCACGATCTTTCCGCCCACCATCACGTGGCTTCACACTGGTCGAACTACTTGTCGTGATTGCAATCATCGGCGTGCTGGTTGGCTTGCTGCTGCCCGCGGTCCAAGCGGCTCGCGAAGCCGCGCGACGAATGCAGTGCAGCAACAATCTGAAACAGGTTTGTTTGGCGATGCACAACTACGAAAGCACTCACCAGAAATTGCCCGCCAACTACGTCAATGGCACCAGTATCGGAGGCAACTTTTCGATCTTCGCACAGATGGCTCCGTTCTACGAAGAAGCCAATCTGTTGGACATGATCCATTTTGATCGCCCGCTGACGGTCGGCTGCTGCCCTGGCCAATTGGTGGATCCCCATGATCGTGCTGCGGCGACAGCCATTGCGACGCTGACATGCCCCAGCGAAGACTACGGCCGTGTTTATCCGGTCGTGTCGTTGGGTGGTGCCGGACCGACCCAAAACTATTCCGCCACCAACTACGCGATGTGCAACGGCACCGGCGTGGGCACGCTGTACGACACGCGACTGCCCACCGATGGCGTTTCGTGGATCGGGGCGAAGGTCGGGTTTGAATCGGTTACCGACGGGTTGAGCAACACCGCGGCGTTTGCGGAACACTTGCTGGGTGTGCTGGATACGTCCCCTAGCGAACCTGCGACCACAGCGATGAGCATGCGGACCATGATGAATGTCACCTGTGCGTTCATCGACCGATCCCAGCGGCCAGTGACGCCTGGCATGGCGGGCTACACGATCCCGGAAAATCCCAACGAATTCGAAGCCTATAGCAAAGGACATTCCCTGTTTCGCGGATGGACCGGACAGCGCGGCGCCGGTTGGATCAGCGGACGGGAATACTGGACCGGATACACCCATTACCATCCGCCACAAAGCGGAATCCCCGACATGCAGTCATGTGGTTGGGGTGTCTTTGGTGCGCGCAGCAATCACCCCGGCGGTGTCCACGTTGCCCGTTGCGATGGCAGCGTCGGATTCGTCAACGAAAGCATCGACTTGGAAACATGGCGTGCACTGGGAACTCGAAACGGACACGAAGTCCTTGTGGATTTCTAG
- a CDS encoding outer membrane protein assembly factor BamB family protein, which yields MNHALLTVYIALSLAGVNDWPAFLGAGAAPRSDASLPLQWSPTQHVAWMQELPGHGQSSPVIWADRVFVTSVDGPLKDTYYTTCMDLRSGQTLWQKTLPNSHPVANSYYVSRAAPTPVVDQDRVIVFFESGDGVAYDHDGNRLWTRALGKDEGPLVAEFGLGASPCQTETDVFVLLEHEGPSRLLALDKRTGQTRWKVDRGARKSWSSPAVINVDGSLQIVVSSAGPIDSYDPQTGKRLWSFDDVGGNTSTSPIDFGGGRFLVGAAPGRNGENAGSAAGANGLMQISKVGANWSASRTWVAEKAAPSWASPIIHQGFAYWVNRTGVVTCFDAETGEEVYRERMKEPCWATPVGVGNRVYFFGKDGTVTVLAAGREFKVLAENQSWTDQSLPAEEPLAEESSEERRRAAAMFSRPILYGVAISSDALLLRIGNAIICIR from the coding sequence ATGAACCACGCCTTGTTAACCGTCTATATCGCGTTGTCGCTTGCGGGCGTCAATGATTGGCCCGCGTTTCTGGGGGCGGGGGCAGCCCCGCGTTCCGATGCGTCGCTGCCATTGCAGTGGTCCCCGACACAGCATGTCGCATGGATGCAAGAATTGCCTGGCCATGGCCAATCGAGTCCAGTGATCTGGGCAGACCGCGTGTTTGTCACCAGCGTCGACGGGCCGCTGAAAGACACCTACTACACCACCTGCATGGACCTTCGCAGTGGGCAGACTCTGTGGCAAAAGACACTGCCCAACTCGCACCCCGTTGCGAACAGTTACTACGTCAGCCGGGCAGCCCCGACACCGGTGGTCGACCAGGACCGAGTGATCGTGTTCTTTGAAAGCGGCGACGGTGTCGCTTACGACCATGACGGCAACCGACTTTGGACACGTGCACTGGGCAAAGACGAGGGTCCGTTGGTCGCCGAGTTCGGATTGGGGGCGTCCCCGTGCCAAACCGAAACCGACGTCTTTGTGTTGCTGGAACACGAAGGTCCGAGTCGATTGTTGGCGCTGGACAAACGGACTGGCCAGACGCGTTGGAAAGTCGACCGCGGAGCAAGAAAGAGCTGGAGTTCGCCGGCGGTGATCAACGTCGACGGATCGCTTCAAATCGTCGTCAGCTCTGCCGGTCCGATCGACAGCTACGATCCCCAAACGGGAAAACGGTTATGGTCCTTCGACGATGTCGGCGGCAACACGTCGACCAGCCCGATCGATTTTGGCGGTGGACGGTTTCTGGTTGGCGCCGCGCCCGGACGGAATGGCGAGAACGCCGGTTCGGCGGCAGGAGCCAATGGGTTGATGCAGATTTCCAAGGTCGGCGCCAACTGGTCCGCCAGCCGAACCTGGGTCGCCGAAAAGGCCGCCCCCAGCTGGGCTTCGCCAATCATTCACCAAGGTTTTGCCTACTGGGTGAACCGTACCGGTGTGGTGACGTGCTTCGATGCCGAGACCGGCGAAGAAGTCTACCGTGAACGCATGAAAGAACCCTGCTGGGCAACGCCGGTGGGAGTCGGAAACCGCGTCTATTTCTTCGGCAAAGACGGGACCGTCACCGTCTTGGCCGCCGGTCGTGAATTCAAGGTTTTGGCCGAGAACCAATCATGGACCGATCAGTCACTGCCCGCCGAGGAACCGCTTGCCGAAGAATCGAGCGAAGAACGGCGCCGTGCTGCGGCAATGTTCAGCCGTCCTATCCTGTACGGCGTCGCCATCAGCAGCGATGCCCTGCTGCTAAGAATCGGCAACGCGATCATCTGCATTCGCTGA
- a CDS encoding FtsX-like permease family protein, with protein MNQFSLIFKIVTSQMRLHPGRVMVTILGVVASTCAVVWVVSGYDALVSQFDQNAHKYLGRYDALIVTKSGSGNAATLDPRMVELIQQDAGVMEANPISQSRITLSRVKSASDPDQDETSIGLLVGDRPPVNGAPPLDPTLISTPAIDPPYEMVDGQWLASEGDRPSAVISVDAARKMDLQVGDRVLVTSLANQISIPVVGVIQQAREAPSLGQLGGGRGTSTGTGGGIGGQRGKPGGRNTSSSGAGAGRADASAPPTQHASARLGLPGSSLQGVATTAVYVRPPLAETINGYPSAPQIVQVSMRDSITVDQFRERWEDQFAASSPPMQLIDFAAVRDGLESSRSVSSQQSQAWAATGMASLAAVFIIFSTLSMGVSERTREFAMLRAVALTRGQVAGIIAFESTLLALAGWIGGLATGWMLLFVGGRLSPGLFGDAAVLGWGSAACSGLAVLVGALGAAVLPAWRAMRIQPLDAMSVPNPPSRSKAWWLLGCIGVVVMLAAPISVFALAIPDQWRIWCYTFVTYPMLLLGMVMVAPTVVVLCERTMGPVVTRMLRLDPRMMQTQLSASMWRTIGATLALSVGLGLYASTQTWGYSMLQPFTPGKWLPDMLVAFHPIGLDQDGDRLVHQVDGVRSGQVMPLSVEQAKFDWGDVDPPKRLTSDNAVLFGLDPEQAFGSDDPFLTLDFVAGDRQAATDQLSAGGACLISEDFQIRTGLGVGDDLRFTPPSAQQEHVSYRIAGVVSLPGWHWFTKFSGVRRHFVRTATMVFAKRDDVHRDFHLNRTEFYWMNLDDDANLASVESRLQRIADRDAGSTFTADSLEQVKAYRPFARVTATERVRTAIRLRADGMIWGMSYLPLVTLAIMSLAVANTIIASVRSRTWEFGVMRAIGVSRSQLVRLVIAETILIALAACMLSLTFGLIAGWCGVGMARYGGWFAGPPSFLVPWGQLAIGFLITIGLCLIAGLWPAIKTGRAEPLGLLQAGRGAM; from the coding sequence GTGAATCAATTTTCACTGATCTTCAAGATCGTCACTTCGCAAATGCGACTGCATCCCGGTCGCGTCATGGTCACGATCCTTGGTGTGGTCGCATCCACCTGCGCTGTCGTTTGGGTGGTCAGCGGATACGATGCGTTGGTTTCCCAGTTCGATCAAAACGCCCACAAATATCTTGGCCGCTACGATGCATTGATCGTCACCAAGTCCGGCTCGGGAAACGCGGCAACGCTGGATCCCCGGATGGTTGAATTGATCCAGCAAGATGCTGGGGTGATGGAGGCCAACCCGATCAGCCAATCTCGCATCACTTTGTCGCGAGTCAAGTCAGCTTCGGATCCGGACCAGGACGAGACGTCGATTGGTTTGCTGGTCGGTGATCGCCCGCCGGTCAACGGAGCACCGCCGCTGGACCCGACTTTGATCAGCACTCCCGCCATCGATCCGCCCTATGAAATGGTCGACGGGCAATGGTTGGCGAGTGAAGGTGACCGCCCGTCGGCAGTGATCAGCGTGGATGCGGCACGGAAGATGGATTTGCAGGTGGGTGACCGTGTCCTGGTGACGTCGCTTGCCAATCAGATCAGCATCCCAGTGGTTGGCGTGATCCAACAGGCCCGCGAAGCTCCTTCGCTTGGCCAACTCGGCGGTGGTCGTGGTACCAGTACCGGAACCGGTGGCGGAATAGGTGGCCAACGCGGCAAGCCCGGTGGGCGGAACACGTCTTCGTCGGGTGCGGGGGCTGGTCGTGCGGACGCATCCGCGCCGCCAACCCAGCACGCCAGTGCTCGACTGGGGCTGCCGGGTTCGTCGCTCCAGGGGGTGGCCACCACTGCCGTTTACGTTCGCCCGCCGCTTGCGGAAACGATCAACGGGTACCCATCGGCGCCGCAGATTGTGCAGGTTTCGATGCGGGATTCCATCACGGTGGACCAGTTTCGCGAACGTTGGGAGGACCAGTTCGCTGCCAGCAGCCCACCCATGCAGTTGATCGACTTTGCGGCCGTACGCGACGGATTGGAATCCAGTCGCAGTGTGTCCAGCCAGCAATCGCAAGCTTGGGCCGCGACAGGCATGGCATCGCTGGCTGCGGTCTTCATAATTTTCTCGACGCTCAGCATGGGCGTCAGCGAGCGAACGCGTGAATTTGCCATGCTTCGCGCCGTCGCGTTGACGCGTGGTCAGGTCGCGGGCATCATCGCTTTTGAAAGTACCCTGCTGGCTTTGGCCGGATGGATCGGTGGGTTGGCTACCGGGTGGATGCTCTTGTTTGTCGGCGGTCGCCTATCGCCAGGGTTGTTCGGCGATGCAGCGGTATTGGGATGGGGCAGCGCGGCCTGTTCAGGATTGGCAGTGTTGGTGGGCGCGTTGGGAGCGGCCGTTTTGCCTGCGTGGCGAGCGATGCGGATCCAGCCCCTGGATGCAATGTCCGTCCCGAATCCTCCCTCGCGATCGAAGGCATGGTGGTTGCTCGGGTGCATCGGTGTGGTTGTGATGTTGGCGGCGCCCATTTCGGTGTTTGCTTTGGCGATCCCCGACCAATGGCGCATTTGGTGTTACACGTTTGTGACTTATCCGATGCTGTTGCTGGGCATGGTCATGGTGGCACCCACCGTGGTGGTCCTCTGCGAGCGCACGATGGGGCCTGTGGTCACTCGCATGTTGCGGCTGGATCCGCGGATGATGCAGACACAATTGTCCGCCAGTATGTGGCGAACCATCGGTGCAACATTGGCGTTGTCGGTCGGATTGGGCCTGTACGCATCGACCCAGACTTGGGGTTATTCAATGCTGCAGCCGTTCACGCCGGGCAAGTGGTTGCCCGATATGCTGGTTGCGTTCCACCCCATCGGTCTGGACCAAGACGGTGATCGGTTGGTGCATCAGGTGGACGGCGTCCGTTCCGGCCAAGTGATGCCGTTGTCCGTCGAACAGGCAAAGTTTGATTGGGGGGACGTGGATCCGCCAAAGCGATTGACGTCGGACAACGCGGTTCTGTTTGGGTTGGATCCCGAGCAGGCGTTCGGCAGCGATGATCCGTTTTTGACGTTAGATTTCGTGGCTGGCGATCGGCAAGCGGCAACCGATCAGCTATCCGCGGGCGGGGCTTGTTTGATATCCGAGGACTTCCAGATCCGTACAGGGTTGGGGGTCGGCGACGACCTGCGGTTCACGCCGCCATCGGCACAGCAGGAACACGTGTCGTATCGGATTGCCGGCGTGGTCTCGCTTCCGGGATGGCATTGGTTCACAAAGTTTTCGGGAGTCAGGCGACACTTCGTCCGTACCGCGACGATGGTGTTTGCCAAACGCGACGACGTGCATCGCGATTTCCACTTGAATCGAACCGAGTTCTATTGGATGAATCTGGACGACGATGCCAATCTTGCCTCGGTCGAATCCCGTCTGCAGCGAATTGCCGATCGCGATGCGGGATCCACTTTCACTGCGGATTCGCTGGAACAGGTCAAAGCTTATCGCCCCTTCGCGCGGGTGACGGCGACCGAAAGAGTTCGCACCGCCATCCGGCTTCGAGCCGACGGGATGATTTGGGGAATGAGCTATCTGCCGCTGGTGACACTGGCGATCATGTCATTGGCGGTCGCCAACACGATCATCGCATCGGTCCGATCACGAACATGGGAATTCGGGGTGATGCGAGCCATCGGTGTCTCACGCAGCCAGTTGGTGCGTTTGGTGATCGCCGAAACCATCCTGATTGCATTGGCGGCGTGCATGTTAAGCCTGACCTTCGGTTTGATTGCCGGTTGGTGTGGCGTTGGCATGGCCAGGTACGGCGGTTGGTTCGCGGGCCCGCCTTCGTTCCTGGTGCCTTGGGGGCAGTTGGCGATCGGTTTCCTGATCACGATTGGGCTGTGCTTGATCGCTGGGCTTTGGCCTGCGATCAAGACCGGCCGCGCCGAACCCCTGGGCCTGTTGCAAGCAGGCCGAGGGGCGATGTAA
- a CDS encoding ABC transporter ATP-binding protein, whose amino-acid sequence MHAAHIMTVQNVTKTFSQGSRHVHALRDVSLNIDEGSFVAIMGASGSGKSTLLHLMSGLTRPTAGAIIVDGYDLSELSDRELTHFRRQQIGLVFQAFNLVPSLNATDNILFPLFAAGTPIDDSTDLTDIASRLGIEDRLSHRPDSLSGGEQQRVAIARSLITNPAIIFADEPTGSLDSVTGQSICKLLRELCDQQNRTIVVVTHEPSVAIWADEVVVLKDGQIVEQFPTNRHQDSQSLASHYQAVISGNETAIVQPA is encoded by the coding sequence ATGCACGCTGCACACATCATGACCGTCCAGAACGTCACCAAGACTTTTTCGCAAGGGAGCCGTCATGTCCATGCGTTACGGGATGTCAGCCTGAACATCGACGAAGGATCATTCGTCGCAATCATGGGTGCCAGCGGGTCTGGCAAAAGCACACTGCTGCATCTGATGAGCGGGCTGACGCGGCCGACCGCGGGAGCGATCATCGTTGATGGCTACGATCTGTCGGAACTTTCCGACCGTGAACTGACTCACTTTCGCCGCCAACAGATCGGGCTGGTATTCCAAGCGTTCAATTTGGTCCCCTCGCTGAACGCCACCGACAATATTCTGTTCCCACTGTTTGCGGCCGGAACCCCGATCGACGACTCAACAGACTTGACTGACATCGCGTCTCGCTTGGGCATCGAAGATCGCCTCTCGCATCGCCCCGATTCGCTCAGCGGCGGCGAACAACAACGCGTCGCTATCGCACGTTCGTTGATCACCAACCCCGCAATCATCTTTGCCGACGAACCGACCGGCAGCTTGGATTCGGTGACGGGACAATCCATCTGCAAGCTACTGCGAGAACTCTGTGACCAGCAAAATCGCACGATCGTGGTCGTGACCCATGAACCGAGTGTCGCGATCTGGGCCGACGAAGTCGTGGTACTCAAAGATGGTCAGATCGTCGAACAGTTCCCAACCAATCGACATCAAGACAGCCAATCACTCGCTTCGCATTACCAGGCTGTGATCAGCGGGAATGAGACTGCGATCGTGCAGCCTGCGTGA
- a CDS encoding PepSY-associated TM helix domain-containing protein — MTQSAPTATPGKPARRRSRRSTWLRWLIHSHWMSSAISLVGMILFAFTGITLNHASQIETEPEITFAEAVLPDSIQQSLRRLTLSGNADLPTELTNWLSDEFEEPIDGRDADWTEDEIYVSMPGPGSDAWLAIDRTSGQVEFESTSRGWISYLNDLHKGRHTGAAWSWFIDIFSIATLVFCITGLLLLYERAKNRRLTWPLVALGLIAPWILIVLLVH; from the coding sequence ATGACGCAAAGCGCCCCCACAGCAACGCCCGGCAAGCCGGCCAGACGTCGCAGCCGACGATCGACCTGGTTGCGATGGCTGATCCATTCGCATTGGATGAGTTCTGCGATCAGCCTGGTCGGCATGATCCTGTTCGCCTTCACCGGCATCACGCTGAACCACGCCTCGCAAATCGAAACCGAACCGGAGATCACCTTTGCCGAAGCGGTGCTGCCCGATTCGATCCAACAATCCCTCCGTCGCCTCACCCTGTCGGGCAACGCCGATCTGCCCACAGAACTGACCAATTGGCTGAGTGACGAATTCGAAGAACCAATCGACGGACGTGACGCCGATTGGACCGAAGACGAGATCTACGTTTCCATGCCGGGGCCGGGATCGGATGCCTGGCTAGCGATTGATCGCACCAGCGGGCAGGTGGAATTCGAATCGACCAGCCGAGGCTGGATCTCCTACCTGAACGACCTCCACAAAGGACGACACACCGGTGCGGCTTGGAGCTGGTTCATCGATATCTTTTCCATCGCGACACTGGTGTTCTGCATCACGGGACTGCTGTTGCTATACGAACGTGCCAAGAACCGTCGATTGACTTGGCCGCTGGTGGCATTGGGGCTGATCGCACCCTGGATCCTGATCGTATTGCTGGTCCACTAG